Below is a window of Deltaproteobacteria bacterium DNA.
GGCCGACGAGAAATTCCAACGGCTGCACATGGGCGCTCGGTTTGCCGTGATCGTGCACCGGATCGAAACGAAACTTTTCCGCCGCGCCGCTGTCGACGAGCAAGGTGCCGGCTTGCGCCGCCGCTTTCGCGTATTGAATCACGGCGCGCCAAGCGTCTTCGTTGGCGACTTCGGCGAACATTTCTTGCCGGTCGCCGATGCGCAGCGACAGCACCGGAGCCTGTTTGCAAGGGCCTTGGCAGCCGGTCTTTGAAATCGGCGCGCCGATATCGGCGCTCAGCCGCGCGAGTTCGCGATCCGACATGTCGAAGTCGATTTTGTTGTAACAGGGCTGGGCGGAGCAGAGAAAAAGACAGTTGGAAGCCTCGAAGTAAGCTGCTTTGGCGCGATCAAGCGCGCCCAACAGCTCGTCATCGGATGGATCGAGACGCCGAAGATGCAGAAAGTGACGCAGTTGGGCGAGCCCAGCTTCGGTCCAGGCGCCCTCCGTCTTAACCACGAATCCCGAGGCGTGGATCGCGAGTTCGGATTCTGTTTGTAGCTCTGCCGTCGTTCGTCGCACCGTTTACTCCCCTATCAGGGAATAACTTACTGTGAAGGACGTGAGGGCGTCAAGGAATTAATCCTGACTTGTTGTAGCAAAGTGATTATGTCAGGGGTTAACGGCAACGTAATTATGTC
It encodes the following:
- a CDS encoding (2Fe-2S) ferredoxin domain-containing protein, with amino-acid sequence MRRTTAELQTESELAIHASGFVVKTEGAWTEAGLAQLRHFLHLRRLDPSDDELLGALDRAKAAYFEASNCLFLCSAQPCYNKIDFDMSDRELARLSADIGAPISKTGCQGPCKQAPVLSLRIGDRQEMFAEVANEDAWRAVIQYAKAAAQAGTLLVDSGAAEKFRFDPVHDHGKPSAHVQPLEFLVGHFRGEGKYAMTDYVFQKEVVGSFEAGGRFISLRMNATYPLADGRKDVHKALVIVGAEPAGTITAHAYTDGGTVREYAIARNQSKLEFADLPPGHASQGQRARKILQPTADGFEERLEVDAGTGFVPYYVIAMRKM